In the genome of Denticeps clupeoides chromosome 13, fDenClu1.1, whole genome shotgun sequence, one region contains:
- the mmp20a gene encoding matrilysin isoform X2, producing MRRRWTWTWTLLSVVLSADIFWTMPVTTEPGIGLEDIQHAEEYLGRFYNLRTGQGPRSRRHLRTMELKIREMQRFFSLEETGRLNPQTLEAMKGGRCGVPDVENFSIYPGQPKWNNHTITYRIVQYTADLQQREVEHLLQLAFKIWSDAAPLSFVKVNNGEADIVISFVPKVHGDFFPFDGPNGVLAHAFQPGADVGGDVHFDDDEMWTATNLKSGYSLFMVAAHELGHSLGLSHSKDPSALMYPKYKRSNPIQTTLSRDDVQGIQAIYVGQIGDKIVFFKDGFMWMRSAWGYEDTVKEGLQETFLPGVPSPVDAAYDIPAKSITFIFSGSTYWEVRQLQTARRNGSIYDYGFPLTVKHIDAAVHLSEYGKTFFFTGDEYYRYDEGRKVMDKGFPRKIQPDWPGIGPKIDAALALRAGAIHFFSGPSYSSFDYLLGRVTFTLSTSSWLGCGV from the exons GGCCTGGAGGACATTCAGCATGCGGAG GAGTACCTCGGGAGGTTCTATAACCTGAGGACAGGACAAGGTCCTCGCAGCCGGAGGCACCTGCGCACCATGGAGCTGAAGATCAGGGAGATGCAGAGGTTTTTCAGTCTGGAGGAGACCGGCCGCCTCAACCCCCAGACACtggaagccatgaaagggggCCGGTGTGGCGTTCCTGACGTGGAGAATTTCAGCATTTACCCTGGACAGCCAAAATGGAACAACCACACCATCACATACAG GATTGTGCAGTACACCGCGGACCTGCAACAGCGCGAGGTGGAGCACCTGTTGCAGCTGGCCTTCAAAATTTGGAGCGATGCGGCGCCCCTGAGCTTCGTCAAAGTCAACAATGGAGAGGCTGACATCGTCATTTCTTTTGTGCCAAAAG TACATGGGGACTTCTTCCCGTTTGATGGCCCCAATGGCGTGCTGGCTCATGCCTTCCAGCCTGGAGCTGACGTTGGAGGAGACGTGCACTTCGACGACGATGAAATGTGGACTGCTACAAATCTGAAGTCAG GTTACAGCCTGTTCATGGTGGCTGCTCACGAACTGGGTCACTCGCTGGGACTGTCTCACTCCAAAGATCCCTCTGCACTGATGTACCCAAAATACAAGAGGTCCAACCCCATTCAGACAACCCTGTCCAGGGACGATGTGCAGGGAATCCAGGCAATTTATG TGGGACAGATTGGGGACAAGATAGTTTTCTTCAAAGacgg TTTCATGTGGATGAGAAGTGCATGGGGGTACGAGGACACTGTGAAAGAAGGACTGCAGGAAACCTTCCTCCCCGGTGTCCCCTCTCCTGTGGATGCAGCTTATGACATCCCTGCCAAAAGCATCACCTTTATCTTCTCAG GTTCTACGTACTGGGAGGTCCGCCAGCTCCAGACGGCGAGACGCAATGGGTCCATTTATGACTACGGTTTCCCCTTAACAGTGAAGCACATCGATGCCGCAGTTCACCTTAGTGAATATGGAAAAACCTTCTTCTTTACGGGAGATGAATATTACAG ATATGATGAAGGGCGTAAGGTCATGGACAAGGGATTCCCACGAAAAATCCAACCTGATTGGCCAGGCATTGGGCCAAAAATCGATGCAGCGTTAGCGCTCAGGG ctggggctattcactttttttctggaCCAAGCTACTCAAGCTTTGACTACCTGCTTGGAAGAGTCACATTTACACTCAGCACAAGCTCATGGCTCGGCTGTggagtttga
- the mmp20a gene encoding matrilysin isoform X1 — MRRRWTWTWTLLSVVLSADIFWTMPVTTEPGIGLEDIQHAEEYLGRFYNLRTGQGPRSRRHLRTMELKIREMQRFFSLEETGRLNPQTLEAMKGGRCGVPDVENFSIYPGQPKWNNHTITYRIVQYTADLQQREVEHLLQLAFKIWSDAAPLSFVKVNNGEADIVISFVPKVHGDFFPFDGPNGVLAHAFQPGADVGGDVHFDDDEMWTATNLKSGYSLFMVAAHELGHSLGLSHSKDPSALMYPKYKRSNPIQTTLSRDDVQGIQAIYGKPAEERNAISSKCDPSFSLDAVGQIGDKIVFFKDGFMWMRSAWGYEDTVKEGLQETFLPGVPSPVDAAYDIPAKSITFIFSGSTYWEVRQLQTARRNGSIYDYGFPLTVKHIDAAVHLSEYGKTFFFTGDEYYRYDEGRKVMDKGFPRKIQPDWPGIGPKIDAALALRAGAIHFFSGPSYSSFDYLLGRVTFTLSTSSWLGCGV, encoded by the exons GGCCTGGAGGACATTCAGCATGCGGAG GAGTACCTCGGGAGGTTCTATAACCTGAGGACAGGACAAGGTCCTCGCAGCCGGAGGCACCTGCGCACCATGGAGCTGAAGATCAGGGAGATGCAGAGGTTTTTCAGTCTGGAGGAGACCGGCCGCCTCAACCCCCAGACACtggaagccatgaaagggggCCGGTGTGGCGTTCCTGACGTGGAGAATTTCAGCATTTACCCTGGACAGCCAAAATGGAACAACCACACCATCACATACAG GATTGTGCAGTACACCGCGGACCTGCAACAGCGCGAGGTGGAGCACCTGTTGCAGCTGGCCTTCAAAATTTGGAGCGATGCGGCGCCCCTGAGCTTCGTCAAAGTCAACAATGGAGAGGCTGACATCGTCATTTCTTTTGTGCCAAAAG TACATGGGGACTTCTTCCCGTTTGATGGCCCCAATGGCGTGCTGGCTCATGCCTTCCAGCCTGGAGCTGACGTTGGAGGAGACGTGCACTTCGACGACGATGAAATGTGGACTGCTACAAATCTGAAGTCAG GTTACAGCCTGTTCATGGTGGCTGCTCACGAACTGGGTCACTCGCTGGGACTGTCTCACTCCAAAGATCCCTCTGCACTGATGTACCCAAAATACAAGAGGTCCAACCCCATTCAGACAACCCTGTCCAGGGACGATGTGCAGGGAATCCAGGCAATTTATG GTAAACcagcagaagaaagaaatgcaATTTCTAGCAAGTGTGACCCCAGCTTTTCTCTTGATGCAGTGGGACAGATTGGGGACAAGATAGTTTTCTTCAAAGacgg TTTCATGTGGATGAGAAGTGCATGGGGGTACGAGGACACTGTGAAAGAAGGACTGCAGGAAACCTTCCTCCCCGGTGTCCCCTCTCCTGTGGATGCAGCTTATGACATCCCTGCCAAAAGCATCACCTTTATCTTCTCAG GTTCTACGTACTGGGAGGTCCGCCAGCTCCAGACGGCGAGACGCAATGGGTCCATTTATGACTACGGTTTCCCCTTAACAGTGAAGCACATCGATGCCGCAGTTCACCTTAGTGAATATGGAAAAACCTTCTTCTTTACGGGAGATGAATATTACAG ATATGATGAAGGGCGTAAGGTCATGGACAAGGGATTCCCACGAAAAATCCAACCTGATTGGCCAGGCATTGGGCCAAAAATCGATGCAGCGTTAGCGCTCAGGG ctggggctattcactttttttctggaCCAAGCTACTCAAGCTTTGACTACCTGCTTGGAAGAGTCACATTTACACTCAGCACAAGCTCATGGCTCGGCTGTggagtttga
- the mmp20a gene encoding collagenase 3 isoform X3, whose product MRRRWTWTWTLLSVVLSADIFWTMPVTTEPGIGLEDIQHAEEYLGRFYNLRTGQGPRSRRHLRTMELKIREMQRFFSLEETGRLNPQTLEAMKGGRCGVPDVENFSIYPGQPKWNNHTITYRIVQYTADLQQREVEHLLQLAFKIWSDAAPLSFVKVNNGEADIVISFVPKVHGDFFPFDGPNGVLAHAFQPGADVGGDVHFDDDEMWTATNLKSGYSLFMVAAHELGHSLGLSHSKDPSALMYPKYKRSNPIQTTLSRDDVQGIQAIYGKPAEERNAISSKCDPSFSLDAVGQIGDKIVFFKDGFMWMRSAWGYEDTVKEGLQETFLPGVPSPVDAAYDIPAKSITFIFSARS is encoded by the exons GGCCTGGAGGACATTCAGCATGCGGAG GAGTACCTCGGGAGGTTCTATAACCTGAGGACAGGACAAGGTCCTCGCAGCCGGAGGCACCTGCGCACCATGGAGCTGAAGATCAGGGAGATGCAGAGGTTTTTCAGTCTGGAGGAGACCGGCCGCCTCAACCCCCAGACACtggaagccatgaaagggggCCGGTGTGGCGTTCCTGACGTGGAGAATTTCAGCATTTACCCTGGACAGCCAAAATGGAACAACCACACCATCACATACAG GATTGTGCAGTACACCGCGGACCTGCAACAGCGCGAGGTGGAGCACCTGTTGCAGCTGGCCTTCAAAATTTGGAGCGATGCGGCGCCCCTGAGCTTCGTCAAAGTCAACAATGGAGAGGCTGACATCGTCATTTCTTTTGTGCCAAAAG TACATGGGGACTTCTTCCCGTTTGATGGCCCCAATGGCGTGCTGGCTCATGCCTTCCAGCCTGGAGCTGACGTTGGAGGAGACGTGCACTTCGACGACGATGAAATGTGGACTGCTACAAATCTGAAGTCAG GTTACAGCCTGTTCATGGTGGCTGCTCACGAACTGGGTCACTCGCTGGGACTGTCTCACTCCAAAGATCCCTCTGCACTGATGTACCCAAAATACAAGAGGTCCAACCCCATTCAGACAACCCTGTCCAGGGACGATGTGCAGGGAATCCAGGCAATTTATG GTAAACcagcagaagaaagaaatgcaATTTCTAGCAAGTGTGACCCCAGCTTTTCTCTTGATGCAGTGGGACAGATTGGGGACAAGATAGTTTTCTTCAAAGacgg TTTCATGTGGATGAGAAGTGCATGGGGGTACGAGGACACTGTGAAAGAAGGACTGCAGGAAACCTTCCTCCCCGGTGTCCCCTCTCCTGTGGATGCAGCTTATGACATCCCTGCCAAAAGCATCACCTTTATCTTCTCAG CCAGAAGTTAA